One stretch of Punica granatum isolate Tunisia-2019 chromosome 5, ASM765513v2, whole genome shotgun sequence DNA includes these proteins:
- the LOC116206619 gene encoding glycine-rich RNA-binding protein 4, mitochondrial-like isoform X1 produces the protein MMLSWSWTSSSSIELPQSAITAAAVKPSISIPLSLTRNSRNAHSPSPKFRFAINHRSSVRALSSCPASSSSVEQRESPSPKLFIKGLARSTREGQLKKAFSEFGEVTRVQIIRDKESEQSLGYGFIWFSSEESANFSVKEMNGKFFYGRFILVAVAKPNLHKRLENTTPYRIKEKDVREVTE, from the exons ATGATGCTCTCATGGTCATGGACGTCTTCCTCATCAATCGAATTACCTCAATCAGCCATCACTGCTGCAGCTGTGAAGCCCTCAATTTCTATACCCCTAAGTCTAACCCGAAATTCCCGCAATGCACATTCTCCATCGCCAAAATTTCGATTTGCGATTAATCATCGCTCGAGTGTTCGAGCGCTCAGTTCTTGCCCCGCCTCAAGTTCCTCCGTGGAGCAACGAGAGTCACCTTCCCCGAAGCTGTTCATAAAAG GATTGGCACGGTCGACAAGGGAGGGTCAGTTGAAGAAGGCGTTTTCGGAGTTTGGAGAAGTCACCCGAG TTCAAATCATCAGGGATAAAGAATCCGAGCAATCTCTAGGATACGGGTTTATCTGGTTTTCTAGCGAAGAGTCAGCAAATTTTTCTGTGAAGGAAATGAATGGCAAG TTCTTCTATGGCAGGTTTATCCTCGTCGCGGTTGCGAAACCCAATCTTCATAAAAGACTAGAAAACACAACTCCCTACAG AATCAAGGAAAAGGACGTACGAGAAGTGACTGAATAA
- the LOC116206619 gene encoding glycine-rich RNA-binding protein 4, mitochondrial-like isoform X2, translating into MMLSWSWTSSSSIELPQSAITAAAVKPSISIPLSLTRNSRNAHSPSPKFRFAINHRSSVRALSSCPASSSSVEQRESPSPKLFIKGLARSTREGQLKKAFSEFGEVTRVQIIRDKESEQSLGYGFIWFSSEESANFSVKEMNGKFFYGRFILVAVAKPNLHKRLENTTPYRF; encoded by the exons ATGATGCTCTCATGGTCATGGACGTCTTCCTCATCAATCGAATTACCTCAATCAGCCATCACTGCTGCAGCTGTGAAGCCCTCAATTTCTATACCCCTAAGTCTAACCCGAAATTCCCGCAATGCACATTCTCCATCGCCAAAATTTCGATTTGCGATTAATCATCGCTCGAGTGTTCGAGCGCTCAGTTCTTGCCCCGCCTCAAGTTCCTCCGTGGAGCAACGAGAGTCACCTTCCCCGAAGCTGTTCATAAAAG GATTGGCACGGTCGACAAGGGAGGGTCAGTTGAAGAAGGCGTTTTCGGAGTTTGGAGAAGTCACCCGAG TTCAAATCATCAGGGATAAAGAATCCGAGCAATCTCTAGGATACGGGTTTATCTGGTTTTCTAGCGAAGAGTCAGCAAATTTTTCTGTGAAGGAAATGAATGGCAAG TTCTTCTATGGCAGGTTTATCCTCGTCGCGGTTGCGAAACCCAATCTTCATAAAAGACTAGAAAACACAACTCCCTACAGGTTCTGA
- the LOC116206619 gene encoding glycine-rich RNA-binding protein 4, mitochondrial-like isoform X3, with protein MMLSWSWTSSSSIELPQSAITAAAVKPSISIPLSLTRNSRNAHSPSPKFRFAINHRSSVRALSSCPASSSSVEQRESPSPKLFIKGLARSTREGQLKKAFSEFGEVTRVQIIRDKESEQSLGYGFIWFSSEESANFSVKEMNGKNQGKGRTRSD; from the exons ATGATGCTCTCATGGTCATGGACGTCTTCCTCATCAATCGAATTACCTCAATCAGCCATCACTGCTGCAGCTGTGAAGCCCTCAATTTCTATACCCCTAAGTCTAACCCGAAATTCCCGCAATGCACATTCTCCATCGCCAAAATTTCGATTTGCGATTAATCATCGCTCGAGTGTTCGAGCGCTCAGTTCTTGCCCCGCCTCAAGTTCCTCCGTGGAGCAACGAGAGTCACCTTCCCCGAAGCTGTTCATAAAAG GATTGGCACGGTCGACAAGGGAGGGTCAGTTGAAGAAGGCGTTTTCGGAGTTTGGAGAAGTCACCCGAG TTCAAATCATCAGGGATAAAGAATCCGAGCAATCTCTAGGATACGGGTTTATCTGGTTTTCTAGCGAAGAGTCAGCAAATTTTTCTGTGAAGGAAATGAATGGCAAG AATCAAGGAAAAGGACGTACGAGAAGTGACTGA